GAGCGATGTTGTGGAAAATATCAACAAAAACAAAGATTTCATTGAAAAACTAAAGAACATCTCTATTCCGATTATTCTTTTGTTGAACAAGATAGACAAGTCAACTGAAGAAAAAACTAAAGAGCTATTATCCCAATGGAAAACTTTGTTGCCAAATGCCCAAATAGTACCGATTTCAGCACTCGAAAAATTCAATATTGAAAAATTGTTCGATATGATTTTGGAATTGCTGCCTGAATCGCCGGCATATTATCCGAAAGGAGATCTTACAGATAAAACAGAAAGGTTTTTTGTTTCAGAAATGATTAGAGAGCAGATTTTATTGCACTACAAAAAAGAAATACCTTACTCTGTTGAAGTTGAGGTAGAAGAGTTTAAAGAAGATGAAAAAATTATTAGAATACGTGCAATAATTTATGCTGAAAGGCAATCGCAAAAAGGAATATTAATCGGGCATAAAGGAAAAATGCTTAAAATAATTGGGACAGAAGCGAGAAAACAAATGGAAGTTTTTTTCAATAAAAAGATTTTTCTAGAAACTTATGTCAAAATTAATCCCGATTGGAGAAATAAAGATACTCAGTTGCAAAAATTCGGATATTATTAGCAATATTACAAAATGAATTTTCTTGCACATTTATACTTCTCCGGACAAAATGATGACATAAGAATTGGAGGATTTATTGCTGATTTTATAAAAGGAAACGATTTTCATAATTTTTCGCCACAAATAAAATCCGGGATTTTGTTGCATCGTAAAATTGATGCGTTCACAGATTCGCATAAACTTGTTGAAAAAAGTAAAACTCGACTGCGAAAAAAGTATAAAAAGTATGCCGGAGTTGTAGTTGATATTTTTTACGATCATTTTTTAGCTACAAATTGGGATTCTTATTCCAAGCAAACTCTTCCTTCTTTTGCCAGAGAAATCTACGTTTTGATGGCATTAAATTATTTCTCTCTTCCTGCAAAGGCAAAAAGAATGGTGCCTTTTATGATTCTTGGGAATTGGCTTGAATCATACAAAAAAATTGAAATGATAGAATTAGTTTTACAACGAATGCCAAATAGAACATCGCTCCCGAGTGAGGCTAAATTTGGAATTGAAATTCTAAATGAGCACTATATTTCATTTAATCAGGAATTTAATGAATTTTATGGAGATTTAATTACATTTTTAAATAGAAAGAATGAGCACCAAAAATTAGTATCCTGAGAAACCAGATACAATTTTAATTCTTTAAAATATTAGGGTTCGTAAATAAATAAACTATCCATCTTTACTTGCTCTTTTGTCCATTTTCTTCGTTGTAAAAGCATTAAATAAACTGTGGCTATTCGTAACTTTTACGCCTTGAAAATAAACAAAATATCTTCGTACATTTTGAATACTTTATTT
The Bacteroidota bacterium DNA segment above includes these coding regions:
- the era gene encoding GTPase Era: MGHKSGFVNIIGNPNVGKSTIMNALVGEKLSIITSKAQTTRHRIMGIVNGEDFQIVYSDTPGVLKPNYRLQESMMNSVKNALTDADIILYVSDVVENINKNKDFIEKLKNISIPIILLLNKIDKSTEEKTKELLSQWKTLLPNAQIVPISALEKFNIEKLFDMILELLPESPAYYPKGDLTDKTERFFVSEMIREQILLHYKKEIPYSVEVEVEEFKEDEKIIRIRAIIYAERQSQKGILIGHKGKMLKIIGTEARKQMEVFFNKKIFLETYVKINPDWRNKDTQLQKFGYY
- a CDS encoding DUF479 domain-containing protein, with protein sequence MNFLAHLYFSGQNDDIRIGGFIADFIKGNDFHNFSPQIKSGILLHRKIDAFTDSHKLVEKSKTRLRKKYKKYAGVVVDIFYDHFLATNWDSYSKQTLPSFAREIYVLMALNYFSLPAKAKRMVPFMILGNWLESYKKIEMIELVLQRMPNRTSLPSEAKFGIEILNEHYISFNQEFNEFYGDLITFLNRKNEHQKLVS